One Nothobranchius furzeri strain GRZ-AD chromosome 7, NfurGRZ-RIMD1, whole genome shotgun sequence genomic window, cttattttcgaacggggacaAAAGTAATATTAGGTTTGGTGGAGGACTACAAATGCGTCTTACCACATTGAACCAGAGGAGGATGGCTGTAAgtgcagcaaacttcaaatccttccttcaggaggaaagaaccaccacaaatctggtcatgtggtgcgtagcagctatgctagggggaggagattctgtggtgacgtcataggtGCGATGTgccatgtctgatttgtagtcatgctattacgaacttttacaagctgataaatattAAAGTAcgggactggcgtggtcgaaactcccgtcattagttttcatttaaacggAAGTACAAcgagtgcgatccagggcgtgaggcaaagtGGATCAGAGAATAGCTCTTTTTAGATCTGCTCAGGGACCCaaaagccgaccggaaaggggagGAGACTAAGACCCACTATTCCCATTTCTTAGTTCGCCAGACAgatcaaacagccatttttattcAGGTGTTCTCTGTTCCTTCACCAGGAGCTGGCAGAGCGTTACGCCCCTCTGCTGCGTCTCCCTGTGGTGGTGGTAGGGGGCGCCCTGGAGTCAATCCGAGGTCAGGCTGTGAAGAGAGGGAAAGGAAACAAGACCTTCAGAGAGACGAGCGTGGCTACGCTGGAGCTGTTGCTACCCAGAGAAAACAAGAAGGTGCAGACCCACTCCTCCTGGCCCCATCCGACCGCTCGGGTCAGCTCGGTCTGCCCTGCTGGGGTCGCTGTGTTTACATTGTTCGTGAAGAGCTGACCGTTTTTTCGGCCCTGCTTGAGCCAACCCATCACACCATctacggactgattggctggctgaagtTCATGCCTACCTGCTAGTGAGAGCCTCTGATTGGTGCGGGTAGAGTCAGCCGGCGGTAGATTCCCATCATCAGTCTGGGTGTAGTGGAGTAAACATGTCTGACTGCAGCTTCGCCCTGGCGCTCCGGCTGCGGCGAGGCAAAGCGACTGCTGTGAGACGAGTCCACGGCAGCAGCGCTGCTCTGTGACAGAGTAGGAAGCAGCATGTTGGGGTGTCCAAAACAAACACGCCCTCTCACACCTGCTTTTGTTTACTAACTTGTGGCGCTTAGGAAGGACACCACAGCCTTCTCCGTGCCTCTTTAGCTCCGCCCACATGCTTGGAGATATCTGCgttcctgagaaggctgtgtAAACACAATCCTGTTGCACCTTTAAATGGGCTGTAGGTTCCTGGTGGGGACACTTCTGCTTCCAgctggcaacaagatggcgcctgtgcttggattTGCCAGCTACTAGCAACCTTTTCAAGCTTTTCTCTGCTAACGTTCTCCTTTCTGCCTTGCTTTTGTCTGCAGTCTTCTTCAGTAGTGTACGGCTACCATCTTGTACGATCGCCAGACTCTTATTCTTCTGATTgtctgattggtcaggacgcgctGGGACTCATTGTACCCCACTGGGAGTTGAACCCAAGCTGAGCAGCTCTAGTGACGTTTTTCTGGTCCTGGTGAAAACTCGGAGGAAACGATCAGGAATCCCCTTAAAGCCTGGTTTAGCTAGTAAGCATCGCCGCGATCTTCTAGCTACGTCTCCTTTGTTTGAGGACGTTAGCTCTGCCTCTCTATTCCCGCTGGATCGCGATGCAGTCGCTGTCTCTTCATCCATGTTTCCTCAGGTTTGttgatcctcattcctcagtggtttctcctcctgttccctccataagtggtttttataaacaccgtggatctaaccctgctaatgtacgtccactaactccagctgtttctgtagtttctgattcctccacctcactcagcatggctctattaaatacccgctctgttagcaataagtccttcctgctcaatgatctaattctctctaaaaacctggattttctgtttctgactgaagtttggcagcaaacatctgattattctgctctgattgaactctgcccgagtggttattcttttcttagccagccccggggttctggtcgtggtggaggcctagctgttgttttcagagaccatcttccatgtagctctacaacctctggtcactttgcttcctttgagctgcagctgattaaagtcgggcgtaaggaccagggatgtgtattggtgaaatcctggtgatatacaggtccttctaaaaaagttAGCACATTGTGATCAAGTTCATTATTgtgtgtaatgtactgataaacattagactttcatacatattagattcattacacacaactgaagtagttcaagccttttattgattttaatattgatgattgtggcgtacagctcatgaaaacccaaaattcttatCTCAgataattagcatatttcatccgaccaatgaaagaaaagtgttttcattACAAAAaacgtcaaccttcaaataatgatgttcagttatgcactcaatacttggtcggcaatccttttgcagaaatgactgcttcagtgcggcgtggcatggaggcatcggcctgtggcactgctgaggtgttctggaggcccaggatgcttcgatagcggccttaagctcatccagagtgttgggtctggcgtctctcaactttctcttcacaatatcccacaggttctctacggggttcaggtcaggagagttggcaggccagttgagcacagtaacaccatggtcagtaaaccatttagcagtggtgttggcactgtgagcaggtgccaggtcgtgctgaaaaatgaaatcttcatctccataaagcttttcagcagatggaagcatgaagtgctgcaacatctcctgatagctagctgcatggaccctgcccttgataaaacacagtggaccaacaccagcagctggcatggcgccccagaccatcactgactgtgggtacctgacactggacttcaggcatgttggcatttccctctgcccagtcttcctccagactctggcaccttgatttctgaatgacgtgcagaattagctttcatctgaaaaaagtactttggaccactgagcaacagtccagtgctgcttctctgtagcccaggtcaggtgcttctgccgctgtttctggctcaaaagtggcttgacctggggaatgcggcacctgtagcccatttcctgcacacgcctgtacacggtggctctggatgtttctactccagactcagtccactgcttccgcaggtcccccaaggtctggaatcggtccttctccacaatcttcctcagggtccggtcacctcttctggttgtgcagcgctttctgccacacttgttccttcccacagacttcccactgaggtgcctggatacagcactctgggaacagcctattccttCAGAAACTTCTTTCTGTGCCTTACcctcttagcctggcaagccagactaaataaatgtattattagtctggccacactccatggacggctctcggttgtggggcgggttctaccgttgtctttcaaatgatctccgcatgccgctggacaatgaatgtgacatactcttgtttcactctgttgcatcgtcccacccaccaggcacttagagtgccctgattggcccacaaagtggataaagctctgtgatttgttcactaagcagatagagcactatgatgggCCCACcactatggaccaatcacagctctttatgtgtttgaaacccctctagagagctgtgattggctagccagagtcctggtaggagctgcggaggctctaatggagcgttcctagaccaaactttgcaaagcaagaatgtggtctagttcactaggctattaccctcttgcttgagggcgtcattgatggccttctggacagcagtcaggtcggcagtcttacccataattgtggttttgagtaatgaaccaggctgggagtttttaaaagcctcaggaatcttttgcaggtgttgagagttaatgagttgattcaggttaatagcttgtttacagaaccttttcatgatatgctcacTTTGGGACagcaattttgggttttcatgagctgtacgccaaaatcatcaatattagtaatgtgtgtaatgaatctaatatatatgaaagtctaatgtttatcagtacattacagacaataatgaacttcatcacaatatgctaattttttagaaGTACCTGTACGTATCACAATACAGGTGAGACGATAggatgtatcacgatatattgtgatatattcaGCCAGACGATAGTAGCCATTTTTTAGACCGAGTTTATTGTTGAATGTTCAGTAAACAGTCCAAAGTgacacgtaacatgtttaacatgaggtttctgcaccataacagagggatttacatttaaatggtggaaacaaaacccatagcACACTGCTGCCATCCAGCGGCCGGTGTTTAAATTACaccaaaaaaagaaaatacactaatgtttgcatgtaaattcttccaaaatttGATACACGGCTTTCAATATCGATATAATAGTGCAGGAAAACATATCACGATATAATGCCTGGTTGATATTTTCTCACATTCctacgttctactgtgctgtggtctatcgtccaccgggTCCAAACggctctttccttcaggagtttagagaCGTTctgtcctccactgtgaagctgtccagactggtgatggaTGGTGACTTtagcatccacgttgatgatccctctacctcttttggactccttcagctttacccagcttgTTTCTGGCCCCTCACACAGCagagggcacactctagaccttgttcttACTCTGGGTCTAAATGCGTTGGTTAGCTGCCAAGCtgcttttaaatgtgctttataaataaactggtttggtttggtttggaggACATTTATGGTTCAGATCACCACTGACACCTTGTGGTGTTTTTAGGATCCAAAGAAGAAGACCTACCTGGAAACGAGGCTGGATGTCCCGCTGCAGCAGGTGGCAGACCGGTAAACACCTGAGGGAGGGCGGGCTATGTTTGTATGACATCATTCAGCTATGGTTAGACTTGTGTCGCTGCTGCAGGATCTCGGAGGACTTTGGACTGAAACACATCAAACTGATCCTGAATGGGAGGACTCTGAGGCTCGGTGAGTCCAGACCAGCCGCAGGCCCGACCCGTTTGAGTCAGTTTGGTTCTGAAAGTGTTTGTGTTAACAGATCAGTGCCTAGATGAGCAGGGTGTGAAGAACCACAGTAAGGTGATGGTTCTTAAAGTGAATGATGCAGAGCAGCTGaacaaggaggaagaggagaagaagAACCAGAGCGAGAGCCTTCAGAGGACCCAAAAGGGCTTTCAGATCCTGTCAGAGAGAGGTTTGTCCAGAACCACAGCTTTCTGCTGAACAGGaagggcttttattgtgaaagattGGATCACTGTACCAGTGAAGGCGTTTTTCTGTCAGATGGTAGCGAGGATCCAGAGACCATGCCGTTCCTGGAGATTGCAGATCAGAAGGGGAACCCACTGAAGATCCCTCAGGAGGAGAAAAAGGTGGATTTCTTTACCCAGAACCAGCAGCCCAAACTGGGCCGCTGTGGATTTGATTCTGCTGGGTCAGAGTCTGGTCCAGGTTCCTCTGGTTTCCTGACCCGTCCCAGGTGTCTCCAGCTGGGACCATCTGACCGTGGTGTCCCGTGTGTCTCCAGGCTCTGATCCTGGCCATGGGTTTCCATGAGAAGGGACGCTCTCTGATGAAGAGGAGGCTGTATGACGCCGCCCTGTGTCACCTGCTGCAGGCGGACCAGAACTTCAGGTACCGACCCGGTTCTGTTCTGGAGGCTCAACAGAGGTAGTCTGTAAACCcaagccctgtgtgtgtgtgtgtgtgtgtgtgtgtgtgtgtgtgtgtgtgtgtgtgtgcgtgtgtgtgtgtgtgtgtgtgtgtgtgtgtgtgtgtgtgtgtgtgtgcgtgtgtgtgtgtgtgtgtgtgtgtgtgtgtgtgtgtgtgtgtgtgtgtgtgtgcagtcagTGCGGCTCGGCCCTCCTCAGCTCAGTGGACAACTACGCCGTCCTGCAGCTGGACATCGTGTGGTGCTACCAGGCCCTGGAGGCCCTGTCCTGTCTGGAGGACGGGCGGAGTCGTCTGCAGAGAGCCGAGGATGGGTTCCTCAGGTGTTACGGAGAGCAGCAGCAGAGGCTACTCATGATCAAGGTGAGTTTCCACCTCCTACTTCAACGGGGGGTCACAGGTCCAGGTGAACCCTGATCCCGATGTGTGTGTCTCCAGGGGACCTCGGGTCGGGAGGAGGTCCTGTTCCTGCGCCTGCATCTCCTTCAGGCTCTCCTCTGTTACTTAGAAGGAGACGACGTCCAAGCCCGGCAGCTGCTCTCCAAAGTACGCCCAGAACTTCCTGTCCCAGCTCAGGAACGCTGGAACCTGATTTGTCAGGTGGTTTGAGTCACCTGATATTGTCTGTGTGGTGCAGGTGGAGTCTCTGTTTGGACGTCTGTGTCCCACCTCTGAGGACATGGCCCAGCTGATGTCTTTGGGATTCTCTGAGAGAGAAGCACGTCTCGGTCTCCGAGCGTGTCATGGAGACCTGCAGCAGGCAGAGGTCCACATCAGCAACCGTCGCCAGGTAACACCACTGAGACCATGTGGGCGTGGCCTGTCTCTTGTGTTGGACAGCTTGCAGTGATGCTGAGTGTctcctgtttggaccaggagcgcCAGGAGCTGATGCAGAGGGAGAGACAGAAGAGGAGGACGAGGGTGGAGGCCATCACCACCTTAACAGAGTTTGGCTTCTCCAGGAGGGACGCTGCCAGGGCTCTGCACTGCACAGATGGAGACATGGACAAGGCCTACGCCGTCAGTCATGCTGGTTCCGCAGATCCTGTCCAACCACAAGAGcccgtctctgagtgtctctgtttGTCTTCAGATTCTGCTGGACTCCTCTCAGACCACAATTATCCCAGAGGAGAGCGTCAGTCCAGAGAAGGTGGAGCAGGTAAGCTGAACCCTGTCCACATGTTGTCTCCCCGTCTGTATGT contains:
- the nub1 gene encoding NEDD8 ultimate buster 1 isoform X3, which produces MTEQNTEAKLKSLLKLERIQLWNPPYTEDDNQPGLQHLQELAERYAPLLRLPVVVVGGALESIRGQAVKRGKGNKTFRETSVATLELLLPRENKKDPKKKTYLETRLDVPLQQVADRISEDFGLKHIKLILNGRTLRLDQCLDEQGVKNHSKVMVLKVNDAEQLNKEEEEKKNQSESLQRTQKGFQILSERGVFLSDGSEDPETMPFLEIADQKGNPLKIPQEEKKALILAMGFHEKGRSLMKRRLYDAALCHLLQADQNFSQCGSALLSSVDNYAVLQLDIVWCYQALEALSCLEDGRSRLQRAEDGFLRCYGEQQQRLLMIKGTSGREEVLFLRLHLLQALLCYLEGDDVQARQLLSKVESLFGRLCPTSEDMAQLMSLGFSEREARLGLRACHGDLQQAEVHISNRRQERQELMQRERQKRRTRVEAITTLTEFGFSRRDAARALHCTDGDMDKAYAILLDSSQTTIIPEESVSPEKVEQLLYLGFERDSAEEALRLTGGEVQSATQLLLDNQGVLSPPSASPTSEDTSTSSMSSTSAGGCLSDGG
- the nub1 gene encoding NEDD8 ultimate buster 1 isoform X1; translated protein: MTEQNTEAKLKSLLKLERIQLWNPPYTEDDNQPGLQHLQELAERYAPLLRLPVVVVGGALESIRGQAVKRGKGNKTFRETSVATLELLLPRENKKDPKKKTYLETRLDVPLQQVADRISEDFGLKHIKLILNGRTLRLDQCLDEQGVKNHSKVMVLKVNDAEQLNKEEEEKKNQSESLQRTQKGFQILSERGVFLSDGSEDPETMPFLEIADQKGNPLKIPQEEKKALILAMGFHEKGRSLMKRRLYDAALCHLLQADQNFSQCGSALLSSVDNYAVLQLDIVWCYQALEALSCLEDGRSRLQRAEDGFLRCYGEQQQRLLMIKGTSGREEVLFLRLHLLQALLCYLEGDDVQARQLLSKVESLFGRLCPTSEDMAQLMSLGFSEREARLGLRACHGDLQQAEVHISNRRQERQELMQRERQKRRTRVEAITTLTEFGFSRRDAARALHCTDGDMDKAYAILLDSSQTTIIPEESVSPEKVEQLLYLGFERDSAEEALRLTGGEVQSATQLLLDNQGVLSPPSASPTSEDTSTSSMSSTSAEDNKLINEVLEDIPRHEEDYLDLTLEEESELITALKTYLS
- the nub1 gene encoding NEDD8 ultimate buster 1 isoform X2 gives rise to the protein MTEQNTEAKLKSLLKLERIQLWNPPYTEDDNQPGLQHLQELAERYAPLLRLPVVVVGGALESIRGQAVKRGKGNKTFRETSVATLELLLPRENKKDPKKKTYLETRLDVPLQQVADRISEDFGLKHIKLILNGRTLRLDQCLDEQGVKNHSKVMVLKVNDAEQLNKEEEEKKNQSESLQRTQKGFQILSERDGSEDPETMPFLEIADQKGNPLKIPQEEKKALILAMGFHEKGRSLMKRRLYDAALCHLLQADQNFSQCGSALLSSVDNYAVLQLDIVWCYQALEALSCLEDGRSRLQRAEDGFLRCYGEQQQRLLMIKGTSGREEVLFLRLHLLQALLCYLEGDDVQARQLLSKVESLFGRLCPTSEDMAQLMSLGFSEREARLGLRACHGDLQQAEVHISNRRQERQELMQRERQKRRTRVEAITTLTEFGFSRRDAARALHCTDGDMDKAYAILLDSSQTTIIPEESVSPEKVEQLLYLGFERDSAEEALRLTGGEVQSATQLLLDNQGVLSPPSASPTSEDTSTSSMSSTSAEDNKLINEVLEDIPRHEEDYLDLTLEEESELITALKTYLS